The genome window TGCCTCATTTTCGGCCGCGCACACTTCTATGCTGAATTTTGGATAAAAAAGGCAAGAGTGGCGTAAATGATGAGAATTTGATGGCGAAAATGCGGAGGTTGCGCAATTTTCGCGCACTAATTTGACGCCAATAAGTACCTTGCAGGAAATTAATTTACCAAAATGCATGATCTGTGACGAGTGCAATGATTAGAATATGGAAACCGTGCACTTGGAGCGTGCTGCTCAGGCACTGCAAGTGAGAAACCTGAAATCCTTACCGTCCAGCACACTGCACGTAACCGGTTACTGAGCGGCGTTGTATCTATCGGATCAGCTCTGCTTCGCGCATCTTTCAACGCCTGCACGGTGAGATCCGATTCGATCCGGTCACCCCTTTCATGTCGTTCGCAGATCAGTTTTATGCGCTGGAGGGACAAGTCCGTCCAAGCCACAGAGCTGATGCCCGACGGCGAAAAATTTCGGCCTTATCACGTAACGCGGCAGAAACGTTCTTACCCAAGCAACGATAAGAGTGTTGTCAATTGTTCTTATTTTTGAAAATTAAAGTAAACCAGGTTAACTTGCCGACGTACAATTTCTTTCGCTACTTAACCGGGAGGCGTCGCATGGCTATCGCAAACATGAAAGTTGGCACCCGTCTTGGGCTGGGCTTCGGCCTGGTTCTGGTACTGCTGTTGCTAGTCGCATCGCTGGGCCTGTTCAACATGAGCACGATCCATGCCAAGTTGGAACGGATCGTCAACGAAACCGTGGTCAAGACCGAGTTGGTCAACAATATGGCCAAGTCGGTGCATATCGTGGCGCGGGTATTGCGCTCGGTGGTGCTGCTTTCCGACGAGGCCGCGATTCGCGCCGAGATGGAGAAAGTTACCAAGCAGCGTGCCGCCTACAGCGACGCGATCGAGCAGCTGGGCAAGTTGCCAGCCACGCAAAAGGGACTGGAAATACGCGCGCGCATCGTTGATTTGCAAAAGGTAGCCCGCCCCCTCAACGACAAGATATTCGAACTAGCGCTGGCCGACAACGACGCCGAGGCGACCAACGTGCTGATGAAACAGGCCGGCCCGGCAATCCAGAGCTGGCAGGACGCGATGGACGAATATATCGAACTGCAAAAGCAGAACAATAATGCCGAAGCTGGCGCCGCCTACCAGCGCGCCCGCTTGCTGATGCTGTCGCTGAGCGCCTTCGCGATGGTGCTCGGGGCGGTGGCCGCCACGCTCATTGCCCGCAGCCTACTGCGCCAGTTGGGGGGCGAACCGCATTACGCGGCGGAGGTCGCCGGCCGCATCGCCGCCGGCGACCTGTCGGTCATGGTCAACACCAGACGCGACGACACCCACAGCGTGCTGCACGCGATGAAGATGATGCGCGACGCACTGGCCAAGATCGTGGCCGAGGTGCGAGCTGGCACGGAGACCATCGCTTCGGCCTCGGCCCAGATCGCCAGCGGCAACCAGGACCTGTCGGCGCGCACCGAGCAGCAAGCCAGTTCGCTGGAGGAAACCGCCTCATCGATGGAGGAGCTGACCAGCGCGGTTCGCGCCAATAATGACAACGCGCGCCAGGCCAACCAGCTGGCGAAGTCGGCCTCGCCGGTGGCGCAGCAGGGCGGCTCGGTGGTGGCGCAGGTGGTCGACACCATGGGCGCGATCAATGATTCGTCGCGCAAGATCGTCGACATCATTGCCGTAATCGACGGCATCGCCTTCCAGACCAACATCCTGGCGCTGAACGCTGCGGTCGAGGCGGCCAGGGCCGGCGAGCAGGGGCGTGGCTTCGCGGTGGTGGCTTCCGAGGTGCGCAACCTGGCGCAACGCTCGACGGCGGCGGCCAAGGAAATCAAGGAGCTGATCGGCAATTCGGTCGAGAAGGTGGGAATCGGCAGCAAGCTGGTGGAGCAGGCCGGCCAAACCAAGGAGGAAGTGGTGAACAGCGTGCGGCGCGTGACCGACATCATGGCCGAGATTTCCACCGCCAGCGACGAGCAGGGCGCCGGGATCGAGCAGATCAACCAGGCCGTCAGCGAAATGGACACGGTCACGCAGCAGAACGCGGCGCTGGTGGAAGAGGCGGCAGCCGCCGCCGAGGCCATGCAGCAGCAGGCCGCCAATCTGGAGCAGGTGGTCAGCGTGTTCCGGCTCGACGACACGCAGCGGCGCGTGTCGCCGACCGCAGCACTGGTCATCGACAGGCCGGCGGCGCGTCCGCCGGCGGGGGCTAAGCCGCTCAAGCCGGCGGCGCCGCGTCCCGCCGTGAGCGGACCGGCCCAGCCGACAAAGCGAGTGACGGCGGCGTCCGCCAACGGCGAAGGCTGGGAAGAATTCTAAGGGTATTGTCAACTTGCTGAACCGAGACGGCGAATTGTAGAATTCCAGGCGAACTTGCATCTGGTCGGGTAACACGGTGTTACGGATTAGGCGTTTTTTGCTACGTCGGTTACCTCATTACATATAGACAATGCCTGCGGACGGACATGCCGATGCTGCTCCGCTATCAAACGGCTACGCTGACACCGGAAGGCATTGTCGATCGGTCCATGAGCCGACGAAAAACGCTGAGCGTGGCCGGATGACTTGAAACGGCGCATCTGTCGTTCTAGTTGCCGCGCCGGTTGATGCGAGAGTTCAGCGCGGTTATTCAGACCTTTGTGCTGGCGATGCTCCACACGGGGCATGATTTGCGTCTTCGCTGCGGCATAGCTCTTCAGCTGTAAGCGATCACGCAACAGCGTAAGTACGTCGGCCGCCAGGGTCATGCAGGTCCGATCGTAGCGGATTCTCGGCAAACATATCCTTCCAGATCCTTGGCGTGAGCTGATGCACCAGGGATGCTCGGTGCTGGCCGACACGCTGCAGCACGTCCACGAAGTAATCGTACGGGTTGATGTCGTGCAGCCGGCAGGTGGCCAACAGGCTTTGCACAATGCCGATGTGCTTGGCGCCCAACTCAGCCCAGCTGAACAGCCAGTTCTTTTTGCCCATTGGGATCACCCGCAGGGCGCGTTCGAGGTGGTTCGTGTCGATCGACACCTCAGGGTCATCCAGATAGAAGGACAGCCCGACCCGGCGCTCACGGATATACGTCAGCGCTCCGAGAAAGGGGCTGCTCGGCAGGAATCCCTAGTAGAAGAGTCCTGCCCTGGCGTTGCGCCTACCGCTGGCCCTAAAGCCACTACGCTTCCCAGCGCTGTGACATCATCAGCGATTCACTAGTGTCATTCAAGACGGTGCAGGGTTAACCCTTACGTTCACCCTGCCAGCCGAGTTATCGAATTGCTGCCTTGGAACTGCTCCATGCCAATCTCAAAGGCAGCTAAAAGAGGTGTATGTGATGCTGGGAGAAGGCCAAACCTCCGCGACGAATTTCAGCCCCCTCAGCAGGCGGCGTCTGATCAGATCTGAGCAATTCTTATCATTCCAAATGCTACGAACTAACCTTGCATGTTGGAAGTAACCTGAATAGGGTACCTGTATAAATAAGCTCAACCGCCAAGGCCTCTGCTTCGATACGAGCTGCCCTTTGAGCCTGAAAACATGTGGGTGTGCGGATTTCCACAATTGGAGTATAGGGTTTGCCCGCATAAGCGGTAACGAAGATCATCCCCTGATAAGCGCCTGATGAATTTAGGTAAGCACAAATCTGGTACTCATAATCACCCATATTGTGTTTGTTGATTACGTCCATGCGCTCCTCCTAGTTAGGTGTCAAGACCGGCCTGGTTATATACGCGTTTAACGAATAATTCCGGCTTTTTCTCCTGCCATTTCTTCATCGCCTGAATCGGTGTTGCGTTATCCAAGGCGCGCTGGGGAATGTTGTGGTTGTAGATTTTCAGGTAATTGCGCAGCGTCGATTCCAGTTCGGCCCGGGAGCCGAAACGAGTCTGGTTGACGACCTCGCTGATACGGCCATTGAAGCGTTCGACCATGCCGTTGGTTTGCGGGTGACGCGGCGGAATCAATCGATGTTCGATCACCAATTGCTTGCACAGCACGTCAAAGACATGCTTGCCGCTCGGGATACGGTCGCCGCTGACAGGGTCTTTTTTCTTGCTGGTAAAACGGTCGGTGAACTGGCTGCCGTTGTCAGTGAGTAGTTTGACGATGGTGATCGGGCAAGCATTTTTCAGTTTGAGCAGGAAGTCGGTACTGCTGCTGTCGGACTGGTTGGCATAGATTTCCATGAAGACCCAGCGTGTGGCGCGGTCAATGGCGACGAACAGGTAACGGCGTTCGGTTTCATCGAGCATCTGCGGTAAGTACTTGATATCCATATGTAAAAAGCCCGGCTCGTAGTCCTTGAACGACTTTTTGGTAACCGGTTTGTCGTCTTCGAGTGCGGCCATTTTAAGCAAACTGGAGACACCATGGCGCCGCAAGCAGCGGCCCAGGGCGCCACGCGAAAGCGCCGGGTTGACGAACTCACGCGCCACCGCCAGCAAGTCGTCGGTGGGCAAAAGCAAGGTGGTGCGTAGCGCGATGACGACCAGTTCCTGCGCTGGCGTCAGCGTCGTATGCATGGTGTGGGGCCGGTGCGAACGGTCCTCGGCGCTGTCGCGGTTCTGCCATTTACGGATCGTCAGGCGGCTCACGTTATAGCGCTCGGCAAGCTCCCGTTGGGGCAGTGTCGAGTTGCGGATTTCTTCCCGGATCAGGTGGGTGGTGCGGGCTCGGCTGTGAAGGGCTTGGGTCATGGCGCTGGCGGTGAGGTGACAGGAATCAACAGTGTACTCAACAGGCGCCTGGCTTTGAAGTAGGGCAAGCTGCGAATAGGAATATGATCACCCAATTCTAAACAGTTAGGGGACAAGTATACAGGAATCTCAGTTTATAGATTGACAGGGGCTCGTTCAAAAAGTTTCTGCGTCCCATGGGGGGGCTTGCGTTTGATGAGCAGGTCGTTGCTACCGGCGCTATTGCGTTACTGCCCCGACAGTGCTGGGGAGGGCTGCGATCCTATCCACCCAAGTTAAGGAGCAAGCCCGCGCAATTGCTGGCAAATCAATGAAATAGTGCTTGACGTGGCACTGGCTTTGCGCGGCCGCCGCCTTGCTGACCTCTTTTTTTTCGACAGCGGCAAGGCGGCGGCCAATGAAGGTCATTTGATTTTCATTGGCCTTTCATGTCGCTCGCTTCCTTGCTGTCCGATTTCTCCGACCATTTTCAATCCGACCAGTGCCGTCTTACCGCCCGCCATCCTGATCATCCGACAGCGTTTCAACGGCGCCGCAAACTGCCACTACCGTCCTTGGTGGCGCTCATGCTTA of Janthinobacterium sp. PAMC25594 contains these proteins:
- a CDS encoding methyl-accepting chemotaxis protein, encoding MAIANMKVGTRLGLGFGLVLVLLLLVASLGLFNMSTIHAKLERIVNETVVKTELVNNMAKSVHIVARVLRSVVLLSDEAAIRAEMEKVTKQRAAYSDAIEQLGKLPATQKGLEIRARIVDLQKVARPLNDKIFELALADNDAEATNVLMKQAGPAIQSWQDAMDEYIELQKQNNNAEAGAAYQRARLLMLSLSAFAMVLGAVAATLIARSLLRQLGGEPHYAAEVAGRIAAGDLSVMVNTRRDDTHSVLHAMKMMRDALAKIVAEVRAGTETIASASAQIASGNQDLSARTEQQASSLEETASSMEELTSAVRANNDNARQANQLAKSASPVAQQGGSVVAQVVDTMGAINDSSRKIVDIIAVIDGIAFQTNILALNAAVEAARAGEQGRGFAVVASEVRNLAQRSTAAAKEIKELIGNSVEKVGIGSKLVEQAGQTKEEVVNSVRRVTDIMAEISTASDEQGAGIEQINQAVSEMDTVTQQNAALVEEAAAAAEAMQQQAANLEQVVSVFRLDDTQRRVSPTAALVIDRPAARPPAGAKPLKPAAPRPAVSGPAQPTKRVTAASANGEGWEEF
- a CDS encoding DDE-type integrase/transposase/recombinase, encoding MTLAADVLTLLRDRLQLKSYAAAKTQIMPRVEHRQHKGLNNRAELSHQPARQLERQMRRFKSSGHAQRFSSAHGPIDNAFRCQRSRLIAEQHRHVRPQALSICNEVTDVAKNA
- a CDS encoding IS481 family transposase, with product MTQALHSRARTTHLIREEIRNSTLPQRELAERYNVSRLTIRKWQNRDSAEDRSHRPHTMHTTLTPAQELVVIALRTTLLLPTDDLLAVAREFVNPALSRGALGRCLRRHGVSSLLKMAALEDDKPVTKKSFKDYEPGFLHMDIKYLPQMLDETERRYLFVAIDRATRWVFMEIYANQSDSSSTDFLLKLKNACPITIVKLLTDNGSQFTDRFTSKKKDPVSGDRIPSGKHVFDVLCKQLVIEHRLIPPRHPQTNGMVERFNGRISEVVNQTRFGSRAELESTLRNYLKIYNHNIPQRALDNATPIQAMKKWQEKKPELFVKRVYNQAGLDT